A genomic window from Streptomyces sp. NBC_01429 includes:
- the argH gene encoding argininosuccinate lyase, translated as MSSNNGDVRLWGGRFADGPSDALAALSASVHFDWRLAPYDIAGSRAHARVLHKAGLLTADELTRMVAGLDQLEADVADGSFTGTIADEDVHTALERGLLERLGADLGGKLRAGRSRNDQVATLFRMYLRDHARIVGGLIADLQDALVGLAEAHSEVAMPGRTHLQHAQPVLFAHHMLAHVQSLSRDAERLRQWDKRTAVSPYGSGALAGSSLGLDPEAVAADLGFERGSVGNSIDGTASRDFVAEFAFVTAMIGVNLSRIAEEIILWNTKEFSFVTLHDAFSTGSSIMPQKKNPDIAELARGKSGRLIGNLTGLLATLKALPLAYNRDLQEDKEPVFDSCDQLEVLLPAFTGMMATLTVHRERMEALAPAGFSLATDIAEWLVRQGVPFRVAHEVAGECVKECEVLGIELNELSDDQFAKISEHLTPDVRSVLNVPGALASRNGRGGTAPSAVAVQLSEVKADLVIQHAWAAAKK; from the coding sequence GTGAGCAGCAACAACGGTGATGTCCGGCTCTGGGGCGGCCGGTTCGCGGACGGGCCCTCGGACGCCCTGGCAGCCCTCTCGGCGTCGGTCCACTTCGACTGGCGGCTCGCGCCGTACGACATCGCCGGCTCCCGCGCGCACGCCCGGGTGCTGCACAAGGCCGGGCTGCTCACCGCCGACGAGCTGACCCGCATGGTGGCCGGTCTCGACCAGCTCGAAGCGGACGTGGCCGACGGCTCCTTCACCGGCACGATCGCCGACGAGGACGTCCACACGGCGTTGGAGCGCGGGCTGCTGGAGCGGCTCGGCGCCGACCTCGGCGGCAAGCTCCGGGCCGGCCGGTCCCGTAACGACCAGGTCGCCACGCTCTTCCGGATGTATCTGCGCGACCACGCCAGGATCGTCGGCGGTCTGATCGCCGACCTCCAGGACGCGCTGGTCGGTCTGGCCGAGGCGCACTCCGAGGTCGCGATGCCGGGCCGTACGCACCTCCAGCACGCGCAGCCCGTCCTGTTCGCGCACCACATGCTGGCGCATGTGCAGTCGCTGTCCCGGGACGCGGAGCGGCTGCGGCAGTGGGACAAGCGCACCGCCGTCTCCCCGTACGGCTCCGGCGCGCTGGCCGGGTCCTCGCTCGGGCTCGACCCCGAGGCGGTCGCCGCCGACCTCGGCTTCGAGCGCGGCTCGGTGGGCAACTCCATCGACGGCACCGCCTCGCGCGACTTCGTCGCGGAGTTCGCCTTCGTCACGGCGATGATCGGCGTCAACCTGTCGCGGATCGCCGAGGAGATCATCCTCTGGAACACGAAGGAGTTCTCCTTCGTCACCCTGCACGACGCCTTCTCCACCGGCTCGTCGATCATGCCGCAGAAGAAGAATCCGGACATCGCGGAGCTGGCGCGCGGCAAGTCCGGCCGGCTGATCGGCAATCTGACCGGGCTGCTGGCCACGCTGAAGGCCCTGCCGCTCGCGTACAACCGGGACCTCCAGGAGGACAAGGAGCCGGTCTTCGACTCCTGCGACCAGCTGGAGGTCCTGCTGCCCGCCTTCACCGGCATGATGGCGACCCTGACCGTCCACCGGGAGCGGATGGAGGCCCTGGCCCCGGCCGGCTTCTCCCTCGCCACCGACATCGCCGAGTGGCTGGTCAGGCAGGGTGTGCCGTTCCGGGTCGCGCACGAGGTCGCGGGGGAGTGCGTCAAGGAGTGCGAGGTGCTGGGCATCGAGCTGAACGAGCTGTCGGACGACCAGTTCGCCAAGATCTCCGAGCACCTCACCCCCGACGTCCGCTCGGTCCTCAACGTCCCCGGCGCCCTGGCCTCCCGCAACGGCCGGGGCGGCACGGCCCCGTCGGCCGTCGCCGTCCAGCTCTCCGAGGTCAAGGCCGACCTGGTGATACAGCACGCCTGGGCCGCCGCCAAGAAGTGA
- the helR gene encoding RNA polymerase recycling motor ATPase HelR produces the protein MNSPTTSAFDLPDRLSPKADPTLTARDERHFAAVARCLDQSITDLSDRLDAALRTPGGIGRQAMDRDLEIHRLTARLRTLRRFGLDLCLGHMAGADGAEPVYVGRLGLKDSAGRRLLLDWRSPAAEPFFGATHANPMGLASRRRYRWTGGRISDYWDEVFTSDGFAGHAALDDQSAFIAGLGGHRSARMRDVLGTIQADQDAIIRAGSRGALVVDGGPGTGKTVVALHRAAYLLYSDPRLGHRRGGVLFVGPHQPYLGYVADVLPSLGEEGVQTCTLRDLVAEGAGAVAEADPRVARLKSSARLVEAIETAVRFYEEPPAKGMTVTTHWSDIRLSADDWALAFEAAEPGTPHNEARDLIREELLTILVDRHDGDVPADLLRASLRRDGELAAAFDRAWPLLEAADLVGDLWSVPAYLRMCAPWLGPDDVSRSRRENAQAWTVSDLPFLDAARQRLGDPAASRRRRRNAAAVAAERARRADVIDGLLENVVIDESEGAVGMLRGQDIQETLVDGTASPGTEPDPLAGPFAHIVVDEAQELTDAQWRMLLLRCPSRSFTIVGDRAQARHGFTESWRERLERIGLDRISLASLNVNYRTPEEVMAEAEPVIRAVLPDANVPTSIRGGVPVVHGSAADLGTVLDTWLAAHADGTACVIGDPAFRPTSRVRSLTPELSKGLEFDLVVLVDPESFGEGVEGAVDRYVAMTRATRELVVLTSS, from the coding sequence GTGAACTCCCCGACCACCAGCGCGTTCGACCTTCCCGACCGCCTCTCCCCCAAGGCCGACCCGACGCTGACCGCCCGCGACGAGCGGCACTTCGCGGCTGTCGCGCGGTGCCTCGATCAGTCGATCACCGACCTGTCCGACCGTCTCGACGCCGCGCTCAGGACGCCCGGCGGCATAGGTCGGCAGGCGATGGACCGGGACCTGGAGATCCACCGGCTGACGGCCCGCCTGCGCACACTGCGCCGCTTCGGACTGGACCTGTGTCTCGGACACATGGCGGGCGCTGACGGCGCCGAGCCCGTGTACGTCGGACGGCTCGGCCTCAAGGACAGCGCGGGCCGCCGGCTGCTGCTCGACTGGCGCTCCCCTGCGGCCGAGCCGTTCTTCGGAGCCACCCACGCCAACCCGATGGGGCTGGCGAGCCGCCGCAGGTATCGCTGGACCGGAGGCAGGATCAGCGACTACTGGGACGAGGTGTTCACCTCGGACGGGTTCGCCGGGCACGCCGCGCTCGACGACCAGTCCGCCTTCATCGCCGGCCTGGGCGGCCACCGGTCGGCACGGATGCGGGACGTGCTCGGCACCATCCAGGCCGACCAGGACGCCATCATCCGCGCGGGATCGCGCGGCGCGCTCGTCGTCGACGGCGGTCCCGGTACGGGGAAGACCGTCGTCGCCCTGCACCGCGCCGCCTATCTCCTCTACTCCGACCCGCGCCTCGGGCACCGCCGGGGCGGCGTGCTGTTCGTCGGTCCGCACCAGCCCTACCTGGGGTACGTCGCCGATGTCCTCCCCAGCCTCGGCGAGGAGGGCGTACAGACCTGCACCCTGCGCGACCTCGTCGCCGAGGGGGCCGGGGCAGTGGCCGAGGCCGACCCGCGGGTGGCCCGCCTGAAGTCGTCCGCGCGGCTGGTGGAGGCGATCGAGACGGCCGTCAGGTTCTACGAGGAGCCGCCCGCCAAGGGGATGACGGTCACGACCCACTGGTCCGACATCCGGCTGAGCGCCGACGACTGGGCGCTGGCGTTCGAAGCGGCGGAACCCGGCACTCCGCACAACGAGGCGCGCGACCTGATCCGGGAGGAGCTGCTCACGATCCTGGTCGACAGGCACGACGGCGACGTCCCTGCCGACCTGCTCCGCGCGTCGCTGCGGCGGGACGGGGAGCTGGCCGCGGCCTTCGACCGCGCGTGGCCGCTGCTCGAAGCGGCCGACCTGGTCGGGGACCTGTGGTCGGTCCCCGCCTATCTGCGTATGTGCGCGCCCTGGCTCGGCCCCGACGACGTATCCCGGTCGCGGCGGGAGAACGCCCAGGCATGGACGGTGTCCGACCTGCCCTTCCTGGACGCGGCACGGCAGCGGCTCGGCGATCCGGCGGCGTCGCGGCGCAGGCGCAGGAACGCGGCCGCTGTCGCCGCCGAACGCGCGCGCAGGGCCGACGTCATCGACGGACTGCTGGAGAACGTCGTGATCGACGAGAGCGAAGGCGCGGTGGGGATGCTCCGCGGCCAGGACATACAGGAGACCCTGGTCGACGGGACCGCGTCCCCCGGCACCGAACCCGACCCGCTGGCCGGCCCGTTCGCGCACATCGTCGTGGACGAGGCCCAGGAACTGACCGACGCGCAGTGGCGGATGCTGCTGCTCCGGTGCCCGTCCCGGAGCTTCACCATCGTCGGGGACCGCGCCCAGGCCAGACACGGGTTCACGGAGTCGTGGCGGGAACGGCTGGAGCGGATCGGGCTCGACCGGATCAGCCTGGCCTCGCTGAACGTCAACTACCGGACGCCGGAGGAAGTCATGGCGGAGGCCGAGCCGGTCATCCGGGCCGTGCTGCCGGACGCCAACGTGCCGACCTCCATCCGCGGCGGCGTCCCCGTCGTCCACGGATCCGCCGCGGATCTGGGCACCGTCCTCGACACGTGGCTCGCCGCACATGCCGACGGGACCGCCTGTGTCATCGGCGATCCCGCGTTCCGGCCGACATCGCGCGTCCGGTCACTGACCCCGGAGCTGTCGAAGGGGCTCGAATTCGACCTGGTCGTCCTCGTCGACCCGGAGTCGTTCGGCGAGGGCGTCGAGGGAGCGGTCGACCGCTATGTCGCGATGACCCGAGCGACCCGGGAACTCGTCGTCCTCACCAGTTCCTGA
- a CDS encoding glycerophosphodiester phosphodiesterase has product MTQGARNTPGRRTVLGAAVLGSAALALPAAAQAADGPAALGHGAGGAPGRDLPVPTIVGHRGASGYRPEHTLGSYQLALDLGAHVIEQDLVPTKDGHLVCRHENDISATTDVADHPEFASRRTTKSIDGTGLTGWFTEDFTLAELKTLRAKERIPGVRQHNTLYDGRWSVPTFEEVLRWADEQGRRRGRRVWLYTETKHPTYFRSIGLGLEERFAKLLRAYGRDRADSAIFLQSFEPTSMRRMAKLVSSPRVVLLDAAAGRPWDLRTAGDPRTVADLITPEGLKWIASFAQGIGPTLDLIIPKDAQGRLTEPTTLVRDAHAKGLILHPYTLRDENTFLPADFRRGSDPNAYGDAFGAFRAYFEQGIDGIFTDNPDTGLLARADFVSR; this is encoded by the coding sequence ATGACACAGGGTGCGCGGAACACGCCCGGCCGGCGGACCGTACTGGGAGCGGCGGTGCTCGGCTCGGCGGCCCTGGCCCTGCCCGCCGCGGCGCAGGCCGCGGACGGCCCGGCGGCGCTCGGCCACGGCGCGGGCGGCGCGCCGGGCCGGGACCTGCCGGTGCCCACGATCGTCGGACACCGGGGTGCCAGCGGCTACCGTCCCGAGCACACCCTCGGCTCGTACCAACTCGCCCTCGACCTCGGCGCGCACGTCATCGAGCAGGACCTGGTGCCCACCAAGGACGGACACCTCGTGTGCCGTCACGAGAACGACATCAGCGCCACGACGGACGTCGCCGACCACCCGGAGTTCGCGAGCCGCAGGACCACCAAGAGCATCGACGGCACCGGCCTCACCGGCTGGTTCACCGAGGACTTCACCCTCGCCGAGCTGAAGACGCTGCGCGCCAAGGAGCGCATCCCGGGCGTCCGGCAGCACAACACCCTGTACGACGGCCGCTGGTCCGTCCCCACCTTCGAAGAGGTGCTGCGCTGGGCCGACGAGCAGGGCCGCCGCCGGGGCCGCCGGGTCTGGCTCTACACCGAGACCAAGCACCCCACCTACTTCCGGAGCATCGGCCTCGGCCTGGAGGAGCGCTTCGCGAAGCTGCTGCGCGCCTACGGCCGCGACCGCGCGGACTCCGCGATCTTCCTCCAGTCCTTCGAACCGACCAGCATGCGGCGGATGGCGAAGCTGGTCTCCTCGCCGCGGGTCGTCCTGCTCGACGCGGCGGCCGGCCGCCCGTGGGACCTGCGCACGGCCGGGGACCCGCGCACGGTCGCCGATCTCATCACGCCCGAGGGACTGAAATGGATCGCGTCCTTCGCGCAGGGCATCGGCCCGACGCTGGACCTGATCATCCCGAAGGACGCGCAGGGCAGGCTCACCGAGCCCACCACGCTGGTGCGCGACGCCCACGCGAAGGGGCTGATCCTGCACCCGTACACACTGCGCGACGAGAACACCTTCCTGCCGGCGGACTTCCGGCGCGGCAGCGACCCCAACGCCTACGGTGACGCCTTCGGCGCCTTCCGGGCCTACTTCGAGCAGGGCATCGACGGCATCTTCACCGACAACCCGGACACCGGACTGCTGGCGCGGGCGGACTTCGTCAGCCGCTGA
- a CDS encoding ferredoxin reductase family protein: MMHNGRAARRQTMRAIRPQRSGALPLLVACWAGAAAVMALWWQNTLVVRMDLAEWLTGAGRLTGLLSGYAIAIVILLMARVPALERRVGSDRVARWHAICGRYSVSLLIAHVGLIIGGYSVQSGTGFADQTVSVVTEFPRMIEAAIGTVLFLVIGFVSVGAVRRKVRYETWYYLHLLTYAAVYLTFWHQLATGAEFVGNATARTAWYVLYGAAGALLLWYRVLTPVRLNLGHRMRVESTVYEAPGVVSVLITGRRLHRIGAQPGQFFRWRFLTDGLRWSSNPYSLSAPPRPDLLRITVKANGEHSEALSRLEPGTRIWAEGPYGAMTAARRSQEKVLMIAGGAGITPMRALFETLPGEPGDLTLLYRASKTEDLALWRELREIASARGARLLYAVNGPDGVRPEITPARLRELLPDIGDHDVYVCGPTGLARQSYEALREAGVPTRRIHHESFEM, from the coding sequence ATGATGCACAACGGCAGGGCCGCTCGGCGGCAGACCATGCGCGCGATCCGCCCGCAGCGGTCGGGGGCGCTGCCCCTGCTGGTGGCGTGCTGGGCAGGGGCGGCGGCCGTCATGGCGCTGTGGTGGCAGAACACCCTGGTCGTACGGATGGACCTGGCGGAATGGCTGACCGGGGCCGGCCGGCTGACCGGGCTGCTCAGCGGCTACGCGATCGCGATCGTCATCCTGCTGATGGCCCGCGTCCCGGCGCTGGAGCGGCGCGTGGGCTCCGACCGGGTGGCGCGGTGGCACGCGATCTGCGGAAGGTACTCGGTCAGTCTGCTGATCGCCCATGTCGGGCTGATCATCGGCGGCTACTCGGTCCAGTCCGGCACCGGGTTCGCCGACCAGACCGTCAGTGTCGTCACCGAGTTCCCCCGGATGATCGAGGCGGCCATCGGGACCGTGCTGTTCCTGGTGATCGGCTTCGTCTCGGTGGGGGCGGTGCGCCGCAAGGTCCGCTACGAGACCTGGTACTACCTCCATCTGCTCACCTACGCGGCGGTCTACCTGACCTTCTGGCACCAGCTCGCCACCGGCGCCGAGTTCGTGGGGAACGCGACGGCCAGGACGGCCTGGTACGTGCTGTACGGCGCTGCGGGCGCCCTGTTGCTCTGGTACCGCGTGCTGACCCCGGTCCGGCTCAACCTCGGCCATCGGATGCGGGTCGAGTCGACCGTGTACGAGGCGCCCGGAGTCGTCTCCGTACTGATCACGGGGCGCCGGCTGCACCGGATCGGCGCCCAGCCGGGCCAGTTCTTCCGCTGGCGGTTCCTCACCGACGGACTGCGCTGGAGCTCCAACCCGTACTCCCTGTCGGCGCCGCCGAGGCCCGATCTGCTGCGGATCACGGTCAAGGCGAACGGCGAGCACAGCGAGGCCCTGTCCCGGCTGGAGCCGGGCACCCGGATCTGGGCGGAGGGCCCCTACGGGGCGATGACGGCAGCCCGGCGCAGTCAGGAGAAGGTGCTGATGATCGCGGGCGGCGCCGGGATCACGCCGATGCGGGCGCTGTTCGAGACGCTGCCCGGCGAGCCCGGCGATCTGACGCTGCTCTACCGGGCCAGCAAGACCGAGGACCTGGCGCTCTGGCGCGAGCTGCGCGAGATCGCGTCGGCGCGCGGGGCGCGGCTGCTGTACGCGGTCAACGGGCCCGACGGTGTACGGCCCGAGATCACCCCGGCGCGGCTGCGCGAGCTGCTGCCGGACATCGGTGACCACGACGTCTATGTCTGCGGGCCGACCGGACTCGCCCGTCAGTCGTACGAGGCCCTGCGCGAGGCGGGCGTGCCCACCCGCCGTATCCACCACGAGTCCTTCGAGATGTGA
- a CDS encoding MFS transporter, which produces MTSPHGTTAESAYSPRPGRWLALSVLVLAVLLVAVDATVLGLATPFLSEDLKPTGTELLWIGDIYSFVIAGLLVSMGSLGDRVGRKKLLLTGAVAFGGISVLNAYATTPDMMIVARALLGVAGATLMPATLALIRNIFDDPRERSLAIGVWGAMASAGAAVGPVVGGFLLEHFWWGSVFLINLPVMAVLVIVGAKTLPESKNPAPGPWDLLSVVLSLVGIVGVVYAIKEAASHGFAWDVPVVGVVGAGALFWFVRRQLTLPSPLLDMRLFHHRGFSGAVLADLLTILGLSGLVFFLSQYLQLVQGRGPLESGLAELPAAVGAVTAGLLAGRAARRFSVRSVVAGGLGAIGVCLAALTGISQTTGYPMFGAVLLIVGVGAGFSFTVTADVILSSVPTEQAGSASAVSETAYELGAALGIALLGSIVTGVYRDFPTPPGVPAGTASAAHESLGGAFDEASGLPGPLGAELLAAARDSFVDGLRLASGVGAVVLLATAVAAWFLLRGQKLEDGVEHGEH; this is translated from the coding sequence ATGACCAGCCCGCACGGGACCACGGCGGAGAGCGCGTACAGCCCCCGCCCCGGGCGCTGGCTCGCGCTCTCCGTGCTCGTCCTCGCCGTCCTGCTGGTGGCGGTCGACGCGACCGTGCTCGGGCTCGCCACCCCGTTCCTCAGCGAGGACCTCAAGCCGACCGGGACCGAGCTGCTGTGGATCGGCGACATCTACTCCTTCGTCATCGCCGGTCTGCTGGTCTCCATGGGCAGCCTCGGCGACCGCGTCGGGCGCAAGAAGCTGCTGCTGACGGGCGCGGTCGCGTTCGGCGGGATCTCCGTGCTCAACGCCTACGCCACCACCCCGGACATGATGATCGTGGCCCGGGCGCTGCTCGGCGTCGCCGGCGCGACCCTGATGCCCGCCACCCTCGCGCTCATCCGCAACATCTTCGACGACCCCAGGGAGCGCAGTCTCGCCATCGGCGTCTGGGGCGCCATGGCCTCGGCGGGCGCGGCCGTGGGCCCGGTGGTCGGCGGCTTCCTGCTGGAGCACTTCTGGTGGGGCTCGGTCTTCCTGATCAACCTGCCCGTGATGGCCGTCCTGGTCATCGTCGGCGCCAAGACCTTGCCCGAGTCGAAGAACCCCGCTCCCGGCCCCTGGGACCTGCTCAGCGTGGTGCTCTCGCTCGTCGGCATCGTCGGTGTCGTCTACGCCATCAAGGAGGCCGCTTCGCACGGGTTCGCCTGGGACGTGCCCGTGGTGGGCGTGGTCGGCGCGGGCGCGCTGTTCTGGTTCGTACGGCGCCAGCTCACCCTTCCCTCGCCCCTGCTGGACATGCGGCTCTTCCACCACCGGGGCTTCTCCGGCGCGGTCCTGGCCGATCTGCTGACGATCCTCGGCCTCTCCGGCCTGGTCTTCTTCCTCTCCCAGTACCTGCAACTCGTCCAGGGCCGGGGGCCGCTGGAGTCCGGCCTCGCCGAACTGCCCGCCGCGGTCGGCGCGGTGACGGCGGGGCTGCTCGCCGGGCGGGCCGCGCGCCGCTTCTCCGTACGGTCCGTGGTCGCGGGCGGGCTCGGCGCCATCGGGGTCTGCCTCGCGGCGCTCACCGGCATCAGCCAGACCACCGGCTATCCGATGTTCGGCGCGGTCCTGCTGATCGTCGGCGTCGGCGCGGGCTTCTCCTTCACCGTCACCGCCGACGTGATCCTCTCCAGCGTCCCCACCGAACAGGCCGGCTCGGCCTCGGCCGTCTCCGAGACGGCGTACGAACTGGGCGCGGCGCTCGGGATCGCGCTGCTCGGCTCCATCGTCACCGGCGTCTACCGGGACTTCCCCACCCCGCCCGGCGTCCCGGCGGGCACCGCCTCCGCCGCGCACGAATCGCTGGGCGGCGCCTTCGACGAGGCGTCCGGACTCCCCGGGCCGCTGGGCGCCGAGCTGCTGGCGGCGGCGCGGGACTCGTTCGTCGACGGCCTGCGGCTCGCGTCGGGCGTGGGCGCGGTCGTGCTGCTCGCCACGGCGGTGGCGGCCTGGTTCCTGCTGCGCGGCCAGAAGCTGGAGGACGGCGTGGAGCACGGGGAGCACTGA
- a CDS encoding L,D-transpeptidase family protein, whose translation MRTALALAAALLTVVTGTTAARAAVPEPAAGDSTQLITAEAPDASATTGRLTWWDRRDDRWVAAGSAPARFGAGGLVDGAHRTQGTSTTPTGVYDLPYAFGIAPEPAGTRYGYRPVTERSWWCQDNRSRAYNRWVEGLPADCRADEAEHLADYTAQYDLALVIGFNYDRPVRGRGAGIFLHVNGAGATAGCVSVPEESMRAVLAWADPARHPRIAISVREPTAS comes from the coding sequence ATGCGCACCGCTCTCGCACTCGCCGCCGCCCTGCTCACCGTCGTCACCGGCACGACGGCCGCCCGTGCCGCCGTGCCGGAACCCGCCGCCGGAGACTCCACCCAGCTGATCACCGCGGAGGCTCCGGACGCCTCCGCGACGACCGGCCGGCTGACCTGGTGGGACCGGCGCGACGACCGGTGGGTGGCGGCGGGTTCGGCCCCGGCGCGCTTCGGCGCGGGCGGGCTGGTCGACGGCGCGCACCGTACCCAGGGCACCTCGACCACCCCGACCGGGGTGTACGACCTGCCGTACGCGTTCGGCATCGCGCCCGAGCCCGCCGGGACGCGGTACGGCTACCGCCCGGTGACCGAGAGGTCCTGGTGGTGCCAGGACAACCGCTCGCGCGCGTACAACCGCTGGGTGGAGGGCCTGCCCGCGGACTGCCGTGCGGACGAGGCCGAGCACCTCGCCGACTACACGGCGCAGTACGACCTCGCCCTGGTGATCGGCTTCAACTACGACCGGCCGGTGCGCGGCCGGGGCGCCGGGATCTTCCTGCACGTCAACGGCGCGGGCGCGACCGCCGGTTGTGTCTCCGTACCCGAGGAGTCGATGCGCGCCGTCCTGGCCTGGGCCGATCCGGCCCGGCACCCGCGTATCGCCATCTCCGTGCGGGAGCCGACCGCTTCGTAG
- a CDS encoding lysophospholipid acyltransferase family protein, giving the protein MDLVGHPTTAPPTPEDPLSRFVLIKAVLRPIMRLMFRTRVEGAENVPGSGPVILAGNHLTFIDSMILPLVCDRQVFFIGKDEYVTGKGLKGRLMAWFFTGVGMIPVDRDGGRGGVAALMTGRRVLEQGNVFGIYPEGTRSPDGRLYRGRTGIARLTLMTGAPVVPFAMIGTDKLQPNGSGMPRSGKVTVRFGKPMEFSRYEGMDRDRYVLRAVTDSVMTEVMELSGQEYVDMYATKAKAA; this is encoded by the coding sequence ATGGATTTAGTAGGCCATCCAACAACCGCCCCACCGACACCGGAGGACCCGTTGTCCCGCTTCGTGCTCATCAAGGCAGTGCTCCGACCGATCATGCGCCTGATGTTCCGCACCCGGGTGGAGGGCGCGGAGAACGTTCCGGGGAGCGGCCCTGTGATCCTCGCGGGGAACCATCTGACGTTCATCGACTCGATGATCCTGCCCCTGGTCTGCGACCGTCAGGTCTTCTTCATCGGCAAGGACGAGTACGTCACGGGGAAGGGGCTGAAGGGCCGGCTGATGGCCTGGTTCTTCACCGGCGTCGGCATGATCCCGGTGGACCGGGACGGCGGCAGGGGCGGGGTCGCGGCGCTGATGACGGGCCGCCGGGTGCTGGAACAGGGCAATGTCTTCGGCATCTACCCGGAGGGCACCCGCTCCCCCGACGGCCGCCTCTACCGGGGGCGTACGGGGATCGCGCGGCTGACGCTGATGACGGGCGCGCCGGTGGTGCCGTTCGCGATGATCGGTACGGACAAGCTCCAGCCGAACGGTTCGGGCATGCCGCGCAGCGGCAAGGTGACGGTGCGGTTCGGCAAGCCGATGGAGTTCTCCCGCTACGAGGGCATGGACCGCGACCGGTATGTGCTGCGGGCGGTGACGGACTCGGTGATGACCGAGGTCATGGAGCTGTCGGGACAGGAGTACGTGGACATGTACGCGACCAAGGCCAAGGCGGCGTGA
- a CDS encoding FMN-binding protein encodes MKRKHPLRRIMIGVAATASGVVLLLALKQPGGTPVAGAAAQTGTGVSATAGGPSGAPGGQTVLGDAVDTQFGPVQVQITLNDGRIVKAEAVQAPKADARSQSVTADAVPKLNQAALTAQSAQVDAVSGASYTSKGYQESLQSALDKAGTGAGAGAATGTEAPADPSEGADTSAGADGDGNGGADTGGTTGGTTETAAPEAGARTVLGDAVNTQYGPVQVQVTVEGGRITRAEAVQAPKADARSQSVTADAVPKLNQAALTAQSAQVDAVSGASYTSKGYQESLQSALDKAGL; translated from the coding sequence ATGAAGAGGAAGCACCCGCTCCGGCGGATCATGATCGGTGTCGCCGCTACCGCGTCGGGCGTCGTCCTGCTGCTCGCCCTGAAGCAGCCGGGGGGCACCCCGGTGGCCGGGGCCGCCGCTCAGACCGGCACCGGGGTCTCGGCCACGGCGGGCGGTCCGAGCGGGGCCCCGGGCGGGCAGACGGTGCTGGGGGACGCGGTGGACACCCAGTTCGGGCCGGTCCAGGTCCAGATCACCCTGAACGACGGCAGGATCGTCAAGGCGGAAGCGGTCCAGGCGCCCAAGGCGGACGCCCGCAGCCAGTCCGTCACGGCGGACGCGGTGCCCAAGCTGAACCAGGCGGCGCTCACCGCGCAGAGCGCCCAGGTCGACGCCGTCTCCGGCGCCAGCTACACCAGCAAGGGCTACCAGGAATCCCTCCAGAGCGCCCTCGACAAGGCGGGTACGGGGGCCGGGGCGGGTGCGGCCACGGGTACGGAGGCGCCGGCCGACCCGAGCGAGGGCGCGGACACGAGCGCGGGAGCGGACGGGGACGGGAACGGGGGCGCCGACACCGGTGGCACGACCGGCGGCACGACCGAGACCGCCGCGCCGGAGGCCGGGGCGCGGACCGTGCTGGGTGACGCCGTGAACACCCAGTACGGCCCGGTGCAGGTACAGGTCACCGTGGAGGGCGGCCGGATCACCCGGGCCGAGGCCGTCCAGGCGCCCAAGGCCGACGCCCGCAGCCAGTCCGTCACCGCCGACGCCGTACCCAAGCTCAACCAGGCGGCGCTCACCGCGCAGAGCGCCCAGGTCGACGCCGTCTCCGGCGCCAGCTACACCAGCAAGGGCTACCAGGAATCCCTCCAGAGCGCCCTCGACAAGGCGGGCCTGTGA
- a CDS encoding TetR/AcrR family transcriptional regulator: MTVDRDQVLRTAAALLTRRPTATMDEVARAAGMGRATLHRHFAGRDALVEALEELGIQEMEAALDGARLTEGPADEALRRLVAGIEPAAGLLSFLLTENQLFTGDIHDGWDRTDARFSALFRRGQEEGIFRIDLSHVWLTEALYGLISAGAWSIHEGRVAPKDFQYMIVELLLGGARRSLNP, translated from the coding sequence ATGACCGTCGATCGCGACCAAGTGCTGCGCACCGCCGCCGCCCTGCTCACCCGCAGGCCGACCGCCACCATGGACGAGGTGGCGCGGGCCGCCGGGATGGGGCGTGCGACGTTGCACCGGCACTTCGCCGGGCGGGACGCGCTGGTCGAAGCCCTGGAGGAGCTGGGGATCCAGGAGATGGAGGCGGCGCTCGACGGCGCCCGGCTCACCGAGGGCCCCGCGGACGAGGCGCTGCGCAGACTGGTCGCCGGGATCGAGCCCGCCGCGGGGCTCCTCTCCTTCCTCCTCACCGAGAACCAGCTCTTCACGGGGGACATCCACGACGGCTGGGACCGGACGGACGCCCGCTTCTCCGCGCTGTTCCGGCGAGGTCAGGAGGAGGGCATCTTCCGGATCGACCTCAGCCACGTCTGGCTGACCGAGGCCCTGTACGGGCTCATCAGCGCCGGCGCCTGGTCCATCCACGAGGGCCGCGTCGCGCCCAAGGACTTCCAGTACATGATCGTCGAGTTGCTGCTCGGCGGAGCACGCCGGAGTCTGAACCCATGA